Within the Corallococcus exiguus genome, the region CTCCATGGCCAGGTGGCGCACGTACATCTCCAGCGAGGCCTTGGCGGCGCTGATGAGGCCGGTGTTGCCCAGGTGCGTCTCGTCCAGCGGGTTCTGCAGGCCCAGGAGGCGCGCGTTCGGGGCCAGCAGGTCGCGTTGAACCAGCGCCTGCGTCCAGTACACGAACGAGTGCGCCATGCAGTCGAACGTGCGCTGGATGCGGCGTGGGTGGAGTCGGTCTGGACCCTCGGAGAGGAAGCGGCCCACGGACGCGCCTGCGATGGCGTGCACGAACAGTTTCACGCTGCGGGGGCCCGCGCGCTGGAGCAGCTCGTCCGCGCCGGCCTCGGCGGCTTCGGGCGTGGAGGCATCCGCCTGCCGCAGGTGCACGTCCCGGCCCAGGTCGCGCACGCGGGTCTCCAGCTCGCGCGCGGTGTCCGGATAGCGGCCCCGGTGCACGCCGAAGACGTTCAGCCCCGGCTTGCGCGCGACGGCCTCCGCGATGGCCGCGCCCGAGCCGGAAGAGGCACCCAGGATGAGCGCCCACGCCGGGGGAGCGTCCTCCGATGCGGCTGGAGGAGATCCGCCTGGGACAGGGGTCACGTGCATGGTGCTCCCATCATAGGAAGCCACGCACGGGGAGGTGCGGGAGACGGCAGGGGTCCTCGACGGAAAGGGGGATGGAGTGGAAAGATCCACCCATGCCCTCAGTGAAGTCCCTCTTCGCGTGGCGGGTCGTGCCCGTCCTCGCACTGCTCGTGGCCTGTGCCCATGGCTCCTCGGACGAAACGAAGTCGGCGGCCGAACAGGAGCTCTCTACGCTGTACATGCGCACCTGCGGTGGGAGGTTGGCGCAAGCGTGCTTCGAACAGGCCGAGCGCCTCCGCGTGGGCGACGGCGTCCCGAAGGGCGTGGCGCGCGCGGCGACGCTCTACGAGCTGGGCTGCAACGGCGACGACCTGCGCGCGTGCGTGGCGCTGGGGGTGTTGAAGGAGGAGGGCCGGGGCGTCGCGAAGGACGAGGCCGAGGCGGCGCGACTGTATTCGCGGGGCTGTGAGCGGGACCTGCCGGAGGGCTGTGGCCACCTGGCGCTGCTGTACGGCGAGGGCCGGGGCGTGGCGAAGGACCCCGCGCAGGCGGTGCGCCTCTACGAGCGCGGCTGCGCCGGGGATGACCGGCTGTCGTGCAACAACCTGGGCGTGCTGAAGCTGATGGGCGGCTTCGGCGTCGCGCAGGATGTGGCGGCGGGCATGGGGATGCTGGTGCAGGCGTGCAACCGGAGCCTCGGGGTCGCCTGTCTCACGGTGGCGCGCGAGTTCGACCAGGGCGTGCGCACGCGCAAGGACGAGCGCCTCGCGGCCAGCTACTTCCGCACGGCGTGCGGCCTGGGGGAGAAGGACGCGTGCGCCTCCGCGAACGCGACGGTGGCGGAAAAGCCGGAGCCCACGCCCGCGGCCACGCCGGAGGAGGGCGCGAAGCTGGAGAAGATCCGCGCCATGTGTGAGACGGGCTCGGGCGTGGGCCTGGGCATGGCGTGCTACGTGATGGGCACCGCGTACGAGAAGGGCGGCGCGGGCGTGGCGGTGAACCCCGGCCGCGCGACGATGTTCTACCAGCGCGCGTGCGACCACGAGGTGCCGGAGGCCTGCGGCGACGTGCGGCGCATGCTGGGGCTCGCGGCGGACGGCACGAAGGCCGAGGCGCCGAAGCAGTCCGTGCTGCAATCGCTCCAACTGGACCCGGCGAAGATCGCTCCGGAGAAGCCGAAGCAGTCCGTCTTGCAATCGCTCCAACTGGATGCGGGCAAGGTCTCCGCGAACGCGAAGCCCCCGCCGCGAGCCTCCGTCGACCGCTGGAAGGAGGAGTGCCGGGACGGCGCGGGCGAGGGGGATGCATGCGCCCGGCTCGGGGACGAGCTGCTGCGCGGGAGCGCCGGGCTCCCGGTGGACGCGGCGAAGGGACTGAAGCTGCTGGAGGAGGCCTGCATGAAGCGCACGGCCTCCGCCTGTGCGCGGCTTGGCTCCTTGATGCTCGTTGGTAACGGAAGCCTGGGGGTCACGCGAGCGCCCCTCGTGGGCCTCGTCCTCCTGGAGACGGGGTGCGAAGCGCGCGACGGCGGCGACGCGTGCCACGTGCTGGGCCGGGCCCTGCTCGAAACCTCCCACCGGTACGCGAACCCGGGGAAGGGCGTGCAGGCCTTGCGTGATGGATGCTTCAACCACGAAGAGCTGGAGAGCTGCGCCCGGTTCATCCGCGTGACGCGGCAGCTCGCCGATTCGGGTCCGGAGGAGGTGCGCGCGGACGCTCGGCGCAGCCTCCCCGCCATCCAGGCCCAGGCATGCAAGGCGCGCAAGACGGGGGCCTGCAAGGAGCTGGGCCAGCCGCTGCCGAAGGACACCCTGCGGGTGCGCCACCTGCGGGCGGACTGCGACGCGGGTGACCCCGATGCCTGCGAGGACCTGGCCCATGCGTACCAGAAGGGCGACAGCGTCGAGCGCGACCTCGAAGAGGAGCTCCGGGTGGCGGAGAAGGGGTGCGCGGGTGGCAGCACCCATGCCTGCTTACGGCTGGCGAGGCGCTACAGCGAGACGGTCTCCGGAGGGACACCCCTCGACCTGGAGGCCGCCTTCGCACGCGCGGAGCAGGCCTGTGCCATGAAGTCCGGGGACGCGTGCGGGTTGCTCGAGAACCTCCTGCGGGAGCACCGGCAGCTGGGGACGGATGCACCACGGGTCCAGGAAGCCCGTGCGCGGGCCTGCTTGTACTGGCCCGCGTTCTGGCGCGAGAAGGAATGCGCGAAGTAGGCCTCAGTAGCGCTTCGGCGGTGATGGGCGGCCGGGTGCCCCTGGCGCAGGGGCTTGGTGAAGTTGCGCCGTCCGCTGGTGGAAAGCCCGCTGCACGAAGGGATGGGTGGGTTGTTCCCGGGTCCGTCCGCGTTTACCGATGAAGGACGCATCCCCAGCGCCGTGGAGAAGGAGCCTCCCATCGTGCGTACTCCAGAGAAGGTCGTGTTCGGCCACACCGTCGAAGGCCTGCTGGTGGCCCTGGATGGGCATCTGGAAGGTCCGCTCCGGCCGAGGTTGAAGGCCGTGGGCCTGGACCTGGATGAGAAGCTGGCGCCTGCCTATCCCCGGGACCAGTGGCACCAGATGTTGCTCCTGGGGGCGCAGGTGCTCTTCCCGCACCACTCCGTCGCGCAGGCGCACTGGCATTTGGGCCAGCGCTTCGTCACGGCCTACTTCGCCACCCGCATCGGTCGCGCGCTCCAGGGCGTGCTGAAGTTCCTGGGCCCCGCGCGCACGCTGGAGCGCACCACGCGCAACATGGCCTCCGGCAACAACTACCTGCACGTGGACGTGGAGCGCCTGGCAGCCACCGACTATCGGCTCCGGGTGAACGAAGGCGGCATCCACGCGGAGTTCATCGGGGCCCTGTGCCACTTCGGCACGCTGACCACCGGCGTGAAGGGACTCACCACCGTGGTGGAGGGCCGTGAAGGTCCCTCCGCGACGTACCGGATGCGCTGGTAGCGGCCCCCGTCCTCAGCCGTGGGAGATGACGAACTCCTGCGCTCCCACGCGCACCTGGAGCAGGCGCTGGATGCCCGACCCCAGCTTCCACCGGATGGCGAGCTGATCCATCCACGCGACGAACGCGGTGACGCGGAAGTCGTCGCAGGCCAGGTCATCCAGGGACGTGAACACCTGCTGCACGGCGGAGGTCGCGTCGTTCTCCGCGATGACGGCTTCCGAATGGATGGCCTTGTTCAGCGCGATGAGCTTGTCGAGCAGATCCCTCCAGAACACGTACACCTTCCCGTACGGCTGGCTCCCGATGTCGCCTGCGTAGCGTGACGACTGCACGAGCACATCCGAGAACGTGCCCGTCCCGCCACCCTGCTCCCAGTGCGACGCGACGAAGCCGTCCGGTCCGGCATGGTTCTTCAGGTGCCAGGCCACGCTCGCCTTCGCCCGGTCGAGCGTCCAGTCCTTCGCCCCGTCCTTGAGGTACGCGTCCCAGAGCGGCGTGTAGAGCTCTTCCCGGCGCTGGAGGCTGGTGCGCACGGGTTGGCTGGCCCGGGGCATGGCTCGCGCCAGGGCTCGTGCGAAGGCGTTGCGTTCGAAGGCGGGTTCGGAGCCCAGCTTCGCCAGCAGCCGCCGGAAGCTGGGGTTGTCCACGCGCAGGTCCAGCCGCGTTTCGGTCTTCGTGCCGGCGGGCGCCGCGCGGAAGAGGCGGTCCACCAACGCTGGTGCGTCCTCCGGACGGACCGCGCCCCAGACGGTGGCTCCGTCCACCGCGCGTTGGATGAGCTCCTTCGACAGGCCGTCCTCCACCTGGCTCTGGGCGAAGAAGGAGTATTCGAACTCGTCCGCGCTGGGCGTGAGGCTGAAGCGCGGCATCTGGGCGCTGAAGTCGAGCCCCCAGCGGGAGGTCTTCCCGTACAGCACGCCCGAGCTCGTGTAGCTGCGCGCCCCCAGGAACGCGTAGCGGCGAGGGCCCTGCCGGTGGTCGCGGGACGCGTGCTGGACGACGGCCTTGAGCTTCCGCCGGTCCTCCTGCGAGGCGAAGTTGACGTCGCGCCAGCCCAGGCCCAGGCCCCAGACGCGCTGGGACTCCACGGACTTCATGTGGAAGTAGCGCCGCAGCCAGGCGTCATTCACCCGGTGCTGGATGGAGGCCAGGTCGCCGGAGACGAACGCGCCGTGCGCGCCCGCCAGCTCCTCCACGGGCACCTCCAGCTCCAGGAGCGTCGCGTCCTCGGTGCTGCGCGCGTACTCGTATTCGAAGCCGGCCTTGAGCGTGCCGCTGACCACGCTCTCGACGAAGTCCTTCAGTTCTTCGTACGCGGCCGTCACCGACGCGAGCGTGGCCTCCACCGGCTTGTGGAACCCCAGCTGCTTCAGCAGCGCGGCGGCGACCTGGAGGAGCGCGGGTGTGAGCGAGCCCTGCTCCAGGCCGTCGACGATCTTCAACGCGTCCTGCACCTTCGCGTCCACGGCGCCCAGGATGGAGGCGAGCAGCGGCGACGAGTACCCCAGCGACACCCCCGCGGATATCTGGGCCGCAGCGGAGTCCGAGGTGGCCTTGCGGACCGACACCCGGAACGGTCCGTCCTTCGGCCGTGAGAAGACGATGCGGAACTCGTCCTGGAGCGACACGGTGCCGCCGATGGACGCGCCCACCTCCGCCTTCAGCTCGAACACCAGCTGCCCGGCCAACCGCTTCGCGAGCGCCCCCACCAGGGACGTGCTGATGGCGGACCAGGAGACCTTCACTCCGGCCTTCAGGGCCACGCGCGTCTGGAACGACAGGGCATCACCGGGTTGGAGTGCCTGCACATCCCCCAGCACGAAGGGCAGGCGCAGGGACTTCGCGTCCGAGCCCAGCGCGGCCTCCAGGATCTGGGTCGCGGCGTGGTGCCGGTAGTCCGCCACCTTCACCTGGAGTGAGCCGCCGCCGCTCAACTCGACGAAGGGGAAGTTCCCCTGGCCGTTGGCCTCCGCGCTCAGCTCCGCCGCGTACTTCAGCCAGCACGCGGTCCCGTCCGGGGAGAAGAGGGGCTCCACCGAGGCGCCGTCCAGCTGCTTCGGAGGCACGCCGATGATGCCGTACGCGTCCTTGTCGTTCCGGTCGTTGAAGAGCTCGACGGGGACCTTGAGGGTGCCCGTCAGGGACACCTGGCCTCCCTGGATGGGGATGGCCTTGTTGCCGTTCAGCTCCGCGTGGCCCAGCGCCTGTTCGTGAGCGGCGTTGCCCAGCGCGAGCTTGAGCGTGTTCACCGCGGGAATGTGGATGCTCCAGCTCATGAGACTCCCCCACCTTGGATTGCCTGTGTCCCTGGGACCGCTGAGCAATCATTGACGTGGGGCCTGCCTGGCCGCTTCTGACGGCGGGGAGGTGCGACTGTCCTCACAGCGAAATCGTCATCACCCCGGGGATGTAGGGGTTGTTCACAAGTCGGTGTTCGGACTAACCAGGGGGCACCCAAGCCACGTCATCCCCCGAGCCGTGGCGGAGGAGCCCCTCGTGTCGAACCCCTCGGAGATCGTCTTCGGCCATACGGTCGAAGGTCTGCTGTTGGCCTTGAAGGGCCGGCTGGAAGGCCCGCTGCGCGCGAAGCTGAAGGACGCCGGGCTGGACCTGGACCGGAAGCTGGAGCCCGCGTATCCGAACGCCATCTGGCAGAAGCTCCTGCAGATTGGAGCGACGGAGCTGTTTCCGAACGTGTCCATGAACGAGGCGCAGTGGCTGCTGGGTGAGCGCTTCGTCGTGGGCTACTTCGAGACGAACATGGGCCGCGCGCTGCAAACGGTGCTGAAGCTGCTGGGCCCCGCGCGCGCCCTGGAGCGCACGTCGCGCAACCTGGCCTCCGGCAGCAACTTCCTGCACGTGGAGGTGGAGCGGCTGGCGGACACGGACTACCGCATCAAGGTGAACGAGGGCGGGACCTACCCGGAGTTCATCGGCTCCATCTGCCACCACGGAACGATGACCACCGGCGTGAAGGGCCTCACCACCGTGGTCGAGTCCCGCCAGGGCCGCGCCGCCATCTACCGCGTGCGCTGGTAGTCACGCGCCGCGTCCAGCAGTCCCTGCACCGCGCCCGTCACCTCGCGGTGCACCGTGAGCAGGGCCTCCCGGTCCGCCGCGTCGAATCCCGGGGTCAGGTGGGTTGTCAGTGGCTCTCCAACCCATTGGGTCATCTTCACCGGGAAGGACAGGGACAGCGGCCACAGGCCCGTGGCGCCCACGCCCAGCCACAGCGGCAGCCTTCCGGGCATCCCCACGCGCTTGCCCCATGCGTAGCCGTCGTTCAGGCCCACGTAGGCGTCGTCCATGCCGTGGCCCGCGATGGGGACGATGGGCAGCCCGTAGCGCATGGCCAGGCGCAGGTAGCCCAGCCGTTCTCCCCAGTCCACGCGGTAGCGGTGCCGGAAGTCGCGGCAGCCCTCGCGTGTGCCTCCTGGCTGCACCAGCACGTGCTCGCCCTTCTTCACCGCTTCCTCCAGCAGCGGCCCGTCGCTGGTGACGAAGCCCAGCCCGTCCGCCACCTGGCGCATGCCCGGGATGCGGTCGAACGCGCCGTGCGCGATTCCGTGCGGCAGGTAGCCCAGCCGGTCGTGCAGCGTCACCGTCAGCATGCACAGGTCCACCGCCAGGGGCCGGCCGTGGTAGCCCACCAGCAGCTTCGCTCCGGGGCGCAAGAGCGGCTCCAGGTTCACCACTTCGTAGCGGTGGTAGCGCTGGAGCAGGCGGAACGTCGTCAGCCACGCGGCCCGTGCCGCTGTCGCCGTGACCGTCACCCACCCACCCGGTACAGCACCGCGCCGTGCGCCACGCCCGCGCCCACGCCCACCATCAACACCCGGTCCCCCGGCTTCACCGGCCGCGTGCGCCACAGGCGATCCAACCCCGTGCCCAGCGACGCGGAGCCCACGCTGCCCACCGTGTCCACCACCGTGACGCTCTTCTCCTCCGGCACCTCCAACGCCTGGAGGATGGCCGCGAACATGCTCCCGTTCGGCTGGTGCGTGAGCACCCACTCCACGTCCGCCACCGTCAGCCCCGCGCCCTGCAGCACCGCCGATGCCGCGCGCTTCAGCGCCCCCAGTGCGACGCGCGTCATGTCGCGCGCGGGCGTGAGGAAACGCATGCCCTCGCGCTGGCCCGTCTGGTGCGGGTTCTCCAGCACGACGTCCGGCGGCAGCGTGCCGTCGTTGCCGAACGCCGCCCCCAGCACGCCTTCGCCGGGCCGGGCCTCGCCCAGCACCACCGCCGCCGCGGCGTCACCCAGCACCAGGTAGGGACGCGGGTCTTCCGGCCGTGTGGTGCGCGACAGCAGCTCCACGGACACCACGCCCACCGGTCCCAGCCCCGTCGCCACCGAGCGCGCCGCCAGGTCGAACGCGCTCAAGAAGCCCATGCACGCGTTGCTCACGTCCATCGCATCGCACGTCCCGGACAGTCCCAGCGCCGCCGCCACCCGGCTGCCGTTGGCCGGCGTGGTGACGTCTCCGCCCATCGACGACACGAACAGGATTCGCCGGAGCGCCGTCGCCGGGAGTCCCGCCGCCTCCAGTGCGCCTCGCAGAGCATGCGCGCCCAGGTCCGCTGCGCGCATGCCCGCCGGAGCGAAGTGCCGCGTGCGGATGCCTGTCTTTCGCTCTACCTCCGCCGCATCGCGGCCGACTCGCGCGCAAACCTCCGCGGTCGTTACCGGTGGGCCCGGCAGCACGCTCGCGGTGCCGAGGATGCGGACCGGAATCACGCGGCCCTCCGGCCACCGGCCGCGTTCCGGCGCCCGCGCAGCGCTTCCCAGGCCTGCTTGAACTCCAGCAGCTTCTGCTCCAGGCCCATGTCTCGCGCGGCCTCGTCCAGCACCTCGTCCACGTGCGTGAAGCGCATGGAGCCGAGCAACGGATGCTCGCGCGTGCCCACGTCGTAGCGCAGGTCTCCTCGCGCGGACTCCAGGTCGCCGTTGCGGTGCAGGAGCAGCACTCCGCTGGCCAGCAGGTCCTTCGCTCGCGCCACGGGGTTGAGCGCGGAGAGGAACAGCCCCACCGCTCCGGGCAGCAGCGGCCGCGCTGCGTGGTGGTGGCCCGCGGGGAAGATGTTGCTGGAGAAGACCAGGTCCGCGCCCGCGTGGAGCAGCACGTCCACCGGCACCATGCTGGTGAAGGCCCCGTCCACGTAGCGCGCGGGCGGCTGGAGCGTGGGCGCCCAGACGCCCGGCGCGGATCCACTCGCGCGCACCGCCAACGCCAGCGGTCCCTTTTCCAGCACCACGCAGCGGCCCGTGGTCAGGTCCGTCGTCACCGGCAGGAAGCCCATGGGCAATTCCTCCAGCGCCAGGTCCCCCAGGTCGCCGCGCACCAGCCACTCCATGGCCTGCGTGGTGACCACGGAAGACAGCGCCGCGGCGGACAGGTGCCCATTCCGCGCGCGGTGCTGGAGCCGGCGCAGGCCGTCCAGACCTTCACGGCCGTCGCGCGCGGTGCCGCAGTAGTACGCGCCCACCAGCGAGCCCATGCTGGCGCCGCTGAGGAAGTCCACCGGCACGTCCAGCGCCGCCAGCCTCCGCAACAGGTGCGCGTGGTAGAAGCCCCACACGCCGCCGCCACTGAGCGCCAGCCCCACGCGCCGGCCGGTGATGGCGCGCGCCCACCGCGACAGCGCGTCCCTCGTCCCCGCGTCCAGGCCCAACGCCGCCAGGGGCCGCGAATCCCCGGGCCGCACCACCAGCCGCTCCCAGTCCAGCCGCAGCCGGCACCCGGGCGGCGGCGCCTCCTCGTCCCATCCGTCCTCGTCCGGCAGCGAGCGCCCCTGCAACATCGTGCTGCCCTGCGATCGCCACGGCGACAGCAGTACGGTGAGCAGCACCGGCGCTCCCGGCGTCCCCACTCTGTCCGTCTCTCCACCCGGCGGCACCAGCCGCACCTCGCGCGGTGTCAGCACCTCCGGCACCGGCACTCCATCCACCAGCACGCAGTCGAAGTCCTCACCTTCGGCGAGGAGCGGCGCGCCCGGAGTCACCGTGCGGCGGAACACGCCGTCGGCTCCGCGCACCGCGCCTTTCGTGCGCTTCGCCCCCGCGCGCACGAGCAGCACCCGGTCCCCGAAGTCATGGACCATCACCTTCGCCACCAGCTCCACCAACACGGACCGCGTCGCGGGCGGCAGGTCCAGCCCCTGCTGCGCGTGGAACGTCACCACGTCCGGCCGCGCCGCCGCGCTTCCTCCAGGGCTTCCAGGCCGAAGCACCGCCGCCACCGCCTCCAGCTCCACTCGAGGAAGGAAGAGGGCATGCGACGCGGACGCCGCCGTCACCGTGACGGGCCAGGTGCCGCGCGCGAGCGCCTCCACGCCCAGCGACATCCCCGAGCGCAGGTGCAGCAGCACCGTCCCTCCCGTCGTCATCCGCCACTCGCCCGAGCGCAGGAGGTAGATGCCGTCCACCGGCTCGCCCTCGCGGCAGATGCCCTCGCCTGGCTGGGGCTCCACCGGCCGGGCCCGCTCCAGCAAGCGGAGCAGGGCGGACGCACGCGCGTGGCGCAGCACGGGGGCTTGCTTCAACGTGTACAGCCAGCGACGCCGCTCATCGACAGTCAGAGGAGAAGGCATGCGTCGCCCAAGGATAACCAGGACGCTCCGGCGCGGGGTAGCGCGCCGGAGTGCCTGCCCGCTCCGTGCGGGTCGTCGTTACGCCGGTTGGGGTCGCGGTGGCTCCCCCTCGGGAGGGATGGCCGGCGGCGGCGGGTTGCTCGGACCGCGAGGTGAATTGCCGTGCTTGCGGTGTTTCAGGACCTTCGTGCGCGCGCCTTCCACCAGCGCGTAGAGCACCGGGATGAAGATGAGGTTCACGAAGGTGGAGAAGAGCATTCCGCCGAAGACGGCCGTGCCCAGCGACTTGCGCGCGGAGGCGCCCGCGCCGCTGGCCAGCATCAGCGGCACCACGCCGAAGAGGAACGCGAAGGACGTCATCAGGATGGGCCGCAGGCGCGTCTCCGCCGCGTTGATGGCGGACTCCACCACGCCCTGACCCTGTGCGCGCAGTTGCTCGCCGAACTCCACGATGAGGATGGCGTTCTTCGACGCGAGGCCCACCAGCATCACCAGGCCCACCTGACAGAACACGTCGTTCACCAGCCCGCGCAGGTTCTGCAACAGCAGCGCGCCCATCATCGCGACGGGCACCGCGAGCATGACGACGAAGGGCAGGGCGAAGCTTTCATACTGGGCGGCCAGCACCAGGAACACGAACACGATGCCCAGCGCGAAGATGACGAGCACGGTGTTGCCCGCGCTCTTCTGCTCCTGGGACAGGCCCGTCCACTCGAAGGTGAAGCCCGGCGGCAGGGCCTGCTTCGCCACCTCCTCCATGGCGTTCAAGGCCGTGCCGGTGGAGGTGCCGGGGCTGCCCTGACCGTTGATGTTGGCGGAGCGGAAGAGGTTGTAGTGGGTGATGTTCTGCGCGCTGGTGATGGGCGTCACCCGCACCAGCGCCTCCAGCGGCACCATGGCCCCGGTGTCCGAGCGCACGTAGAAGCTGCCGATGTCCTTCGGGTTGTCGCGGAAGGGCGTCGCGGCCTGCACGAACACGCGGTAGACGCGGTTGGCGAAGGTGAAGTCGTTCACGTACTGGCTGCCCAGGTACACCTGGAGCGTGGAGAACAGCGAGGACAGGGGCACGCCCATGGCCTTGGCCTTCTCCCGGTCCACGTCGATGTTGAGCTGCGGCGAGCCCGCGGTGAACGCGGAGAACACGCCGCGCAGCCGCGGGTCCTGGCCCGCCTTGCCCACCAGGGCCTGCGTGGCCTGCGCCAGTTCCTCCAATGTGCGGCCGCCCTGCTGGTCCTCCAGCACGAACTCGAAGCCGCCCACGCTGCCCACGCCACGGATGGCGGGCGGTTGCAGGGGCAGCACGCGCGCGCCGCCCACCTGGCCCAGCGGACCGCGCAGGCGCTCAATCAGGCCCGCGACGCTGGACTCCTTCGTCTTGCGCTCGTCCCAGGGCTTCAGGTTGATGAAGAGCGAGCCGTAGTTGGCGCCCGTGCCCAGCAGCGAGAAGCCGCCCACGGTGAAGATCTGCGTCACCTCCTCCTGCTGCTTGATGATGCCCTCCACCTGGATGAGCACGTTGCGCGTGTACTCCAGCGACGTGCCCTCCGGGCCCTGCACCGCGATGATGACGTAGCCCTGGTCCTCGTCCGGGATGAAGCCCGTGGGCGTGGCCCGGTAGAGCAGGCCCGTGGCCACCAGGAACACCGCGAAGATGCCCACGACCAGCCACCGCATCTTGCCCAGCATCACGCCCAAGAGCTTCCCGTAGCCGCGCCGGAGCGCGTCCAGGCCCTCGTCGAACTTGCGTGCGAGGACGAACTTCTGGCCCTCGTTCGGGCGCAGGAGGCGCGCGCACAGCGCGGGGGACAGGGTGAGCGCCACGAGCGCGGAGAGGCTGATGGAGAACGCGATGGTGAGCGCGAACTGGCGGTAGATGGCGCCGGTGGTGCCGGGGAAGAAGGACACCGGGATGAACACCGCGGACAGCACCAGCGCGGTGGCCACCACCACGCCGGCCACCTGCTGCATACCCCGGTGGGTGGCCTCCTTCGCGTCCACCTTCTCGTGCTCGATGACGCGCTCCACGTTCTCGATGACCACGATGGCGTCATCCACCACCAGGCCCGTGGCCAGCGTGAGGCCGAAGAGGGTCAGCGTGTTGAGCGAGAACCCGAACGCGTTGACGAACATGAACGTGCCGACCAGTGACACCGGCAGCGTCGTCACCGCCACCAGCACGCTGCGCCAGCCGTGCAGGAAGATGAAGATGACCAGGACGACCAGGAGGATGGCTTCACCCAGCGCCTTGAGCACCTCCTCGATGGAGGCGCTCACCGCGGCCGTGGTGTCGAACGCCACCTGATAGGTGAGGCCCGGCGGGAAGTTGGCGGACAGCCGCTTGAGCTCCGCCTCCACGCCTTCGCGCACCTCCAGCGCGTTGGAGCCGGGCAACTGCGTGATGCCCAGGCCCACCGCGTCCTGGCCGTTGAAGCGCAACAGCTGCTGATAACTCTCCGCGCCCAGCTGCGCGTTGCCCACGTCGCGGATGCGCACCAGGGCGCCGTCAGCGCCGCGCTGGATGACGATGGCGCCGAACTCGTCCGCGGACGTGAGCTGGCCCTTCACCTGGAGGGACAGCTGATACGCCTGCTCCTTGGAGGACGGGGCCTGGCCCACCTTGCCCGCGCCTACCTGGACGTTCTGTTCTTGAAGCGCGTTGACCACGTCCTGCGCGGTGAGGCCGCGGCGGGCCAGCTCCGTGGGGTCCAGCCACAGGCGCATGGCGAAGCGGCGCTCGCCGAAGATGCGCACGTCGCCCACGCCCTTCACACGCAACAGCGCGTCGCGGATGAAGACGTCCGCGTAGTTGCTGATGAACTCCGTGTCGTAGCGCTTCTCCTTGTCATAGACGCCGAAGGAGACCAGCAGCTGCGTCTGCGCCTTGCGCACGGTGACGCCCAGCGCGTTCACCTGCGCGGGCAGCTGGGGCGTGGCGGTGGCCACGCGGTTCTGCACGTCCACCGCGGCCAGGTCCACGTCGCGCGACGGGTCGAACGTGGC harbors:
- a CDS encoding SDR family NAD(P)-dependent oxidoreductase; protein product: MHVTPVPGGSPPAASEDAPPAWALILGASSGSGAAIAEAVARKPGLNVFGVHRGRYPDTARELETRVRDLGRDVHLRQADASTPEAAEAGADELLQRAGPRSVKLFVHAIAGASVGRFLSEGPDRLHPRRIQRTFDCMAHSFVYWTQALVQRDLLAPNARLLGLQNPLDETHLGNTGLISAAKASLEMYVRHLAMELGPKDHRVNLLKFGTVMTPALRHVYSPEALARLEARHAAMNPAGRMGTLDEVARFVTVLVGDDAAWFNGATIDFTGGMTLKLLDLVLNP
- a CDS encoding tetratricopeptide repeat protein, whose translation is MPSVKSLFAWRVVPVLALLVACAHGSSDETKSAAEQELSTLYMRTCGGRLAQACFEQAERLRVGDGVPKGVARAATLYELGCNGDDLRACVALGVLKEEGRGVAKDEAEAARLYSRGCERDLPEGCGHLALLYGEGRGVAKDPAQAVRLYERGCAGDDRLSCNNLGVLKLMGGFGVAQDVAAGMGMLVQACNRSLGVACLTVAREFDQGVRTRKDERLAASYFRTACGLGEKDACASANATVAEKPEPTPAATPEEGAKLEKIRAMCETGSGVGLGMACYVMGTAYEKGGAGVAVNPGRATMFYQRACDHEVPEACGDVRRMLGLAADGTKAEAPKQSVLQSLQLDPAKIAPEKPKQSVLQSLQLDAGKVSANAKPPPRASVDRWKEECRDGAGEGDACARLGDELLRGSAGLPVDAAKGLKLLEEACMKRTASACARLGSLMLVGNGSLGVTRAPLVGLVLLETGCEARDGGDACHVLGRALLETSHRYANPGKGVQALRDGCFNHEELESCARFIRVTRQLADSGPEEVRADARRSLPAIQAQACKARKTGACKELGQPLPKDTLRVRHLRADCDAGDPDACEDLAHAYQKGDSVERDLEEELRVAEKGCAGGSTHACLRLARRYSETVSGGTPLDLEAAFARAEQACAMKSGDACGLLENLLREHRQLGTDAPRVQEARARACLYWPAFWREKECAK
- a CDS encoding DUF2378 family protein, which encodes MKLRRPLVESPLHEGMGGLFPGPSAFTDEGRIPSAVEKEPPIVRTPEKVVFGHTVEGLLVALDGHLEGPLRPRLKAVGLDLDEKLAPAYPRDQWHQMLLLGAQVLFPHHSVAQAHWHLGQRFVTAYFATRIGRALQGVLKFLGPARTLERTTRNMASGNNYLHVDVERLAATDYRLRVNEGGIHAEFIGALCHFGTLTTGVKGLTTVVEGREGPSATYRMRW
- a CDS encoding DUF2378 family protein, producing the protein MSNPSEIVFGHTVEGLLLALKGRLEGPLRAKLKDAGLDLDRKLEPAYPNAIWQKLLQIGATELFPNVSMNEAQWLLGERFVVGYFETNMGRALQTVLKLLGPARALERTSRNLASGSNFLHVEVERLADTDYRIKVNEGGTYPEFIGSICHHGTMTTGVKGLTTVVESRQGRAAIYRVRW
- a CDS encoding lysophospholipid acyltransferase family protein, whose amino-acid sequence is MTVTATAARAAWLTTFRLLQRYHRYEVVNLEPLLRPGAKLLVGYHGRPLAVDLCMLTVTLHDRLGYLPHGIAHGAFDRIPGMRQVADGLGFVTSDGPLLEEAVKKGEHVLVQPGGTREGCRDFRHRYRVDWGERLGYLRLAMRYGLPIVPIAGHGMDDAYVGLNDGYAWGKRVGMPGRLPLWLGVGATGLWPLSLSFPVKMTQWVGEPLTTHLTPGFDAADREALLTVHREVTGAVQGLLDAARDYQRTR
- a CDS encoding 3-oxoacyl-ACP synthase III family protein, with the translated sequence MIPVRILGTASVLPGPPVTTAEVCARVGRDAAEVERKTGIRTRHFAPAGMRAADLGAHALRGALEAAGLPATALRRILFVSSMGGDVTTPANGSRVAAALGLSGTCDAMDVSNACMGFLSAFDLAARSVATGLGPVGVVSVELLSRTTRPEDPRPYLVLGDAAAAVVLGEARPGEGVLGAAFGNDGTLPPDVVLENPHQTGQREGMRFLTPARDMTRVALGALKRAASAVLQGAGLTVADVEWVLTHQPNGSMFAAILQALEVPEEKSVTVVDTVGSVGSASLGTGLDRLWRTRPVKPGDRVLMVGVGAGVAHGAVLYRVGG